TATAAAATAAACTTTTATATAAAAAAGCAGAAGTCTGCGAAAAATTTGTACCGACCCCCAAAAGTTAGACCATAATCTAACGATTGGAGGTCGGTATTTTTATGGCTAAATATTCTTTTGAATTTAAGAAACAAATTGTAAAAGCCTATCTAAATGGAGAAGGAGGATACGAGTATCTTGCAAAGCAGTATGATATCCCCTCGTTTAACAACATTAAGAAATGGGTCCTTAATTATAATGCTTTTGGCGACGAAGGTTTGGTGCGTTCTCGCAAACAAAAAAAATACTCTTTCGAATATAAACTTCATGTTGTAGAATTATATTTAACAAGTGAGGTTTCATATCAAGAGTTAGCTATTCAAGAAGGAATTCGTAATCCTGCACTGATTGTTAAGTGGGTGAACGATTTTCGGATTGCTGGTCCGGATGCTTTGAGACCTAAGAAGAAAGGTCGGAAGAAACCATTGAGCCTAAAAAGAAAAGTAACAGATACCAATGCAACTGAATCAATTATTGTTGATACTAGTGCTGAATATGTTAAACAGCTTGAAGATGAACTTTTAAAGTTACGTATAGAGAATGCCTATTTAAAAGAACTGAGGAGGCTGCGTTTAGAGGAGGAAACTCTTCTGAAAAAGCAGCGAGAATCGTCTACAGCCTCCGAGGAGATTTCAAACTAAAAGACATTCTCGCAGTAGTAGGCTTTCCTAAAGCAACATATATGTATTGGCAGAAAAGATTTGATAGAGAGAATCCAGACAAAGAACTGGAAGATAAGATATTGGAGATTCATGAGAATAATAAGAATTATGGATATCGTCGTATGTATGGTGAACTCAGGAATCAAGAATTTATAGTAAACAAGAAGAAAGTACAGCGAATTATGCAAAAGCTTAGTCTTCAAGTTACTTCTTTTACCAGAAAAAGTCGCAAGTACAGTTCTTATAAGGGAAAAGTTGGAACAGTTGCACCTAACAGAATCCGTAGACGTTTCAATACTCATATTCCACACCAGAAGATTACAACTGATACAACAGAGTTTAAATACTACGAAGTTGATTCCAAGGGACATATGACAATGCATAAGCTTTACCTGGATCCTTTTATGGATATGTACAATAGTGAAATAGTAAGTTTCGGTATTGATAAACATCCATCTGCAGTAAATATTATGAGTGCACTTAATAAAGCTATTGAAATCACATCTGATTGTCCTTATAGAAGAACATTCCATTCAGATCAAGGTTGGGCTTATCAGATGAAAGTATACTCACATCGTCTCAAAGAAGAACGGATTTTTCAAAGTATGTCTAGAAAAGGTAACTGCCATGATAATTCAGTAATGGAAAACTTCTTTGGTCTGCTAAAACAAGAGATATACTATGGAGTTGTGTACTACAGCTACGAGGACTTAAAAAATGCAATAGAACGATACATAAAGTATTATAACGAGCAAAGAATTAAAGAGAAACTAGGATGGCTGAGTCCTGCTCAATACAGACTTAGGCTCTTGGCTGCATAAAAAATGCGTAACAAATATCAAAATCTGTTACGCAATAAAGTCTAACTTTTTGGGGTCACATCAATTTTATGTCAGACTCTGCTTTTTTTGGAATCCAACAATAACGGGGTTATTTACTTGTTTTCCAGGAGCCCTCTTCCGTACACACAGATTGCAAACCATTTTCTGTTGTGATTCTTGATCCTACTGCGTGCCTTTTGTGATCGTAAACACAGAAAGGATCCTTTCCTGCATTCCCTGTACTTTTTTGAGGTACTTTCCTTATATCATTTTCCTGGTTTATATCATTAACAGAAATACTGTCTTGTTGCTTTCTGTTTTGCATAAATATCAAATCCTTTCATTTAGTATCTGCCTTGCTATAAATATGTGCAGAAGCAAACGGAAAGATTCAATGAAATATTAACCAGTGATAGTGTAAAAGATATTTAACATTATCACCATACTTTATTAATAAATTTTCCGTACAATGTTTATGAGAGATAAAATTGTGGTATATATACTATGAAGGGAGTGTGTAGCTTTGTTGGATTCCAGAAAATGTTTGGAGATTTATGAGTTTTGTCAAAACCAATACAAAAAACTTGAGAAAAAGACCGGATTTTATAGTCCTAAGCATGATAAGGTTGTCATGGAACTTGCTGCAAAAGAGTTTCAGATGAGTGAGGCCATTATAAATAATGCATTTGATTTAGCTGCACAAACTTTGAGTAAGAACAGTAAGAGTAAATCTGAAAAAATAATTCGAAACAAGCTTATTCATGGAACCTTTTAATCAATAGGTGAAATATATAAAAATTAAAGCATAGGCATTAAAAAGTCTGTGCTTTTTTCATATATGAAAAAACCTAATATGGAGTAAAATGGTATCTATTACAAAATAATTTGATTATTACAATATTCTAGTCAATTATTGAGAATAATTGGTTTGTAGGATATAATTATCTATGATTAATACTTTAATGTACAATCAATGTTTGGGGGTGTATTAATGTATCACTTTTATCTGGGAGTTTTTTTGGTTGGAGTTTTTTACACCATTATTTCATTAATTATAAGTGGAATATCAGGAGCTTTTCATACAAACGGAGACTTTGGCGGTACTCATATGCACGGACATGGGGCGGACGGCGGACATATACCGGGGGGACACGTCGATGTCGATACGGGAGGTGTTCATGGAAGTCACTCCCTTGACGGGTCTCATGGCGGAGATGTGCCTGATGCGTCAAACAGCTTTTTTTCATGGGTTGGGATAATATTTAATCCTTTAGTGGCAGTTTCCTTCCTTACTGTATTTGGGGGGATAGGAATTACCGGCACCAAATTTTTTAGTTGGAGCTGGGTTATTGTTTTGGTTATAGCTTTGGGCTCGGGCATACTTATTTCAGCACTTTTATACAATTTGGTTGCAAAGCCCCTATACAGGAGTGAAAACACCTCTGATGTTTCAAGAGAAAGTCTCTTGGGTGTTCAGGCGGAAGTAACCACCGATATTTTGGAAAACGGATTTGGTACTATCAAGTATACTGTTAATTCAATCAGATACACCGCACCTGCAAAGCACATTGATAATAAATCCGTAAAGCAAGGTGAAAAGGTTTTTATTTGTAAGATAGAGAGTAATATTTTCTATATAAGTGAATTGTCAGAAGCATTAATTTAGAAAACAACTTTCATTTCCTAAATAGGTTAAGCTTTTATATAGGGAATTTAAGGTTGAATATAAAATAATAAAGGAGTGTTAAAATGGTAGATTCAGTCTATTTTGTGCCGGCAGTAATTATAGTTGTACTATTTATATTAATTCTCAGCTTTGTTTCAATGTACAAGAAGGTACCACAGGACAAAGCATTGGTTGTAACAGGATTCAGAGGAAGAAGAGTTATAACCGGCGGCGGCGGGATAGTTATACCGATGCTTGAAAGAACAGATATCATTTCACTGGAAAACATGCAGATAGATATTAGAATTGACGGTGCATTGACTTCACAGGGAGTTGGTATAGTAGCAGATGGCGTTGCGGTTGTAAAGGTTAAATCCGATAAGGAATCAATCCTTTCGGCTGCCGAGCAATTTAATACTTCCAAGGGCCTTGACTACATGTTGGGAATAATAGCTAGAACGACTCAACAGGTTTTGGAAGGTAAGCTTCGTGAAATAGTTTCAAGAATGACTGTTGAAGAAATTTACAAAGACAGGGAAACCTTTGCGTCACACGTTCAGGGCGTTGCTGCAACAGAATTGCAGAACATGGGTCTCGAATTAAAGGTTCTTACAATCAAAGATATTTCAGATAAAAACGGTTATTTGGAAGCCCTTGGAAAACCTAGAATTGCAGAGGTAAAGAGAGATGCTCAAATAGCAGAAGCAAACGCTACAAAGGAAACAAAGGTTAAAACCGCAGAGGCAAACAGAGAGGGTGAAGAGGCGAGAATCCAGGCCGAAACCCAGATAGCCGAAGCAAACAAGGACAAGGAACTGAAGGTTCAGTCCTATAACAAGGATCAACAGACAGCAAAGGCTGAAGCTGACCTTGCATACGATATTAAAGCCAATATTGTTAAAAAGGAAGTAGCTGAAACTGCAATGCAGGTAGAAATTGTTAAGAAACAGAAGGAAATTGAACTTGCAGAGCAGGAAGCAATAAGAAGAGAAAAAGAACTTGAAGCGACTGTAAAGAAACAGGCGGATGCTGAAAACTACCAAGCTACAAAGGTAGCAGATGCCAACAAGTACAGAGAGGTTGCAGCTGCTGAGGCTAGGTCACGTGCCATAGAGATGGAAGGTGAAGCTAAGGCTAAGGCTAAGAGGGCGGAAGGTATGGCCGAAGTTGAAATAATCAAGGCAAAAGGTGAAGCGGAAGCTTTGGCGATGGCTAAAAAAGCTGAAGCCTTCAAAATGTACAATGATGCTGCTGTTACACAGATGATTGTAGAGAAGC
This genomic stretch from Ruminiclostridium cellulolyticum H10 harbors:
- a CDS encoding OB-fold-containig protein → MYHFYLGVFLVGVFYTIISLIISGISGAFHTNGDFGGTHMHGHGADGGHIPGGHVDVDTGGVHGSHSLDGSHGGDVPDASNSFFSWVGIIFNPLVAVSFLTVFGGIGITGTKFFSWSWVIVLVIALGSGILISALLYNLVAKPLYRSENTSDVSRESLLGVQAEVTTDILENGFGTIKYTVNSIRYTAPAKHIDNKSVKQGEKVFICKIESNIFYISELSEALI
- a CDS encoding IS3 family transposase (programmed frameshift), with protein sequence MAKYSFEFKKQIVKAYLNGEGGYEYLAKQYDIPSFNNIKKWVLNYNAFGDEGLVRSRKQKKYSFEYKLHVVELYLTSEVSYQELAIQEGIRNPALIVKWVNDFRIAGPDALRPKKKGRKKPLSLKRKVTDTNATESIIVDTSAEYVKQLEDELLKLRIENAYLKELRRLRLEEENSSEKAARIVYSLRGDFKLKDILAVVGFPKATYMYWQKRFDRENPDKELEDKILEIHENNKNYGYRRMYGELRNQEFIVNKKKVQRIMQKLSLQVTSFTRKSRKYSSYKGKVGTVAPNRIRRRFNTHIPHQKITTDTTEFKYYEVDSKGHMTMHKLYLDPFMDMYNSEIVSFGIDKHPSAVNIMSALNKAIEITSDCPYRRTFHSDQGWAYQMKVYSHRLKEERIFQSMSRKGNCHDNSVMENFFGLLKQEIYYGVVYYSYEDLKNAIERYIKYYNEQRIKEKLGWLSPAQYRLRLLAA
- a CDS encoding flotillin family protein produces the protein MVDSVYFVPAVIIVVLFILILSFVSMYKKVPQDKALVVTGFRGRRVITGGGGIVIPMLERTDIISLENMQIDIRIDGALTSQGVGIVADGVAVVKVKSDKESILSAAEQFNTSKGLDYMLGIIARTTQQVLEGKLREIVSRMTVEEIYKDRETFASHVQGVAATELQNMGLELKVLTIKDISDKNGYLEALGKPRIAEVKRDAQIAEANATKETKVKTAEANREGEEARIQAETQIAEANKDKELKVQSYNKDQQTAKAEADLAYDIKANIVKKEVAETAMQVEIVKKQKEIELAEQEAIRREKELEATVKKQADAENYQATKVADANKYREVAAAEARSRAIEMEGEAKAKAKRAEGMAEVEIIKAKGEAEALAMAKKAEAFKMYNDAAVTQMIVEKLPEIANAVASPLSKTEKIVIVDNGGEGKGASKVTGYVTDIISQLPETVEALTGLNVLDFLKKNTVQTQNENDAEDVE